A portion of the Deltaproteobacteria bacterium genome contains these proteins:
- a CDS encoding rubrerythrin, whose protein sequence is MAKSLQGSKTHENLKHAFAGESQANRRYLYFARRADIEGYPDVGGLFRDTSEAETGHAFGHLDFLKEVGDPATGKPIGDTERNLQAAEAGETYEYTEMYPGFAKTARDEGFAEIAEWFETLARAEKSHAGRFRKGLDTLKA, encoded by the coding sequence ATGGCAAAGTCCCTGCAAGGTTCGAAAACACACGAAAATTTGAAACACGCGTTCGCTGGTGAATCTCAAGCTAACCGTCGATACCTGTATTTCGCTCGTCGCGCTGACATCGAAGGGTATCCAGACGTGGGTGGCTTGTTCCGTGATACCTCAGAGGCCGAGACTGGTCACGCGTTCGGTCATCTCGATTTCTTGAAAGAAGTTGGTGATCCAGCGACTGGGAAACCGATCGGAGATACCGAGAGAAACCTGCAAGCCGCCGAGGCGGGAGAAACGTATGAGTACACGGAAATGTATCCGGGCTTTGCGAAAACCGCTCGCGATGAAGGGTTTGCTGAAATTGCCGAATGGTTCGAGACCTTGGCCCGTGCCGAGAAATCGCACGCTGGCCGTTTCAGAAAAGGCCTGGATACACTGAAGGCATAG
- the crcB gene encoding fluoride efflux transporter CrcB: MEYLIIGIGGFLGANARYLLGGWITRQWESQFPWGTTIVNITGSFLLGILMAYLAARPHASPYYRLFFAIGFLGAYTTFSTFSYETLRLAQDNSVGAALWNMIGSVALGLVGVSLGVWVGKVVMGDLPV, encoded by the coding sequence ATGGAATATCTCATCATTGGCATTGGCGGTTTCCTTGGCGCGAATGCGCGCTACCTCTTGGGAGGCTGGATTACTCGACAGTGGGAAAGCCAATTTCCCTGGGGTACGACCATCGTCAATATCACTGGAAGTTTTCTTTTGGGAATACTGATGGCCTATCTTGCCGCACGGCCACACGCGTCGCCGTATTACCGACTCTTCTTTGCTATTGGGTTCCTTGGCGCCTACACAACGTTCTCCACGTTCAGCTACGAAACGTTGCGTCTCGCGCAAGACAACAGCGTTGGGGCTGCGCTGTGGAACATGATTGGCAGTGTTGCCCTGGGACTTGTCGGTGTCAGTCTGGGAGTCTGGGTGGGAAAGGTTGTTATGGGAGACCTGCCCGTGTGA